The following proteins are encoded in a genomic region of Fervidobacterium pennivorans DSM 9078:
- a CDS encoding uracil-xanthine permease family protein produces MEKDVIFGNSEPEKVVISDSRVDLPASKRFLLSLQHFVAMFGATVLVPLLTGLDPLVALFTAGLGTLIFHFITGGIVPVFLGSSFAFIAPVILVKEKYGDIRYSLGGIVVAGAVYLAFSLIVKLIGTNFIKKLFPPVVTGPMIMVIGLGLSPVAVNMASSNWPIALVVIITVIASATIFKGFFSLIPVLTGVFVGYITSVLSEIVDFTPITNAAWFSIPNFTFPKFDVGAVSLIAPVAFVTVMEHIGDITTNGAVVGKNFFEKPGIHRTLLGDGLATIVAGLLGGPANTTYSENTGVLAITKVYDPSILRGAALLAMLVAFFSKFGAVLQTIPTPVIGGVSLILFGMIASVGVRTLVEAKVDFSKSRNLIIAALILTLGIGGASIKIGVVELKGMALAALVGIIANLVIPEKLEK; encoded by the coding sequence ATGGAAAAAGACGTTATTTTTGGTAATTCTGAACCTGAGAAGGTTGTTATTTCTGATTCCCGTGTGGACCTACCCGCCTCGAAAAGGTTCCTCCTATCTCTCCAGCACTTTGTAGCGATGTTTGGTGCGACCGTTTTAGTACCCCTGCTAACAGGATTAGACCCTCTCGTTGCTCTGTTTACTGCAGGACTCGGAACTTTGATTTTCCACTTTATCACAGGTGGTATCGTTCCTGTCTTTTTAGGTTCCAGCTTTGCCTTTATAGCCCCCGTTATACTTGTTAAAGAAAAATACGGAGACATACGCTATTCTCTCGGAGGTATAGTAGTTGCTGGTGCAGTATACTTGGCCTTCTCGTTAATTGTGAAACTGATAGGGACGAATTTTATCAAAAAGCTCTTCCCTCCTGTTGTAACCGGTCCTATGATAATGGTCATAGGTCTTGGTCTAAGCCCTGTTGCAGTTAATATGGCTTCCTCAAACTGGCCCATCGCACTTGTAGTGATTATAACAGTTATCGCATCCGCAACGATATTTAAAGGTTTTTTCTCTCTCATTCCAGTTCTTACCGGTGTTTTTGTTGGGTATATTACGTCCGTCCTCTCTGAGATAGTTGACTTCACACCTATAACAAATGCTGCCTGGTTCTCAATTCCAAACTTCACATTCCCAAAGTTCGATGTTGGAGCTGTTAGCTTAATAGCTCCAGTTGCTTTCGTTACCGTCATGGAACACATAGGTGATATAACAACCAACGGAGCTGTGGTCGGAAAGAATTTCTTTGAAAAGCCCGGTATCCACAGAACCCTTCTTGGGGATGGTCTGGCAACAATAGTTGCAGGCTTACTCGGAGGTCCTGCAAATACAACTTATAGCGAAAACACCGGTGTACTCGCAATAACTAAGGTCTACGACCCATCAATCCTACGTGGCGCCGCCCTTCTTGCAATGCTGGTTGCTTTCTTCTCAAAGTTTGGTGCTGTTCTCCAAACAATACCTACACCTGTAATCGGTGGAGTGAGTTTAATACTATTTGGTATGATAGCTTCAGTAGGTGTAAGAACGTTGGTAGAAGCAAAAGTAGATTTCTCGAAATCCAGAAACCTTATCATCGCTGCATTGATCCTCACACTCGGTATAGGAGGAGCGAGTATCAAAATCGGCGTAGTGGAACTCAAAGGTATGGCGCTTGCTGCACTCGTAGGTATCATTGCTAACCTTGTAATTCCAGAAAAGTTGGAAAAATAA
- a CDS encoding ABC transporter ATP-binding protein — protein sequence MYDLKEEKMKIETILKIEHLSFSYPSFSLQDISFEVKKGTFFGIIGPNGSGKTTLLSLIMKFQKPKSGRVIIDGKDVLKLSHKKLAQLVAYIAQDFNPAYDFTVEELVEMGGIPRSAHFFETAVYEEDLENALKTVDLLEYRKRLFSTLSGGQQRRVLIARAIYQNTPIIVADELVNHLDLGQAVRVLDYLKQLTKSGKTIIGTFHDITLAAKYCDEIAVMKDGKILAIGEPSDVVSREILSSVYGVSLDVIKHPEKGYPVILI from the coding sequence GTGTATGATTTGAAAGAAGAAAAAATGAAAATCGAAACAATACTAAAAATTGAACACCTATCTTTTTCTTACCCAAGTTTCAGTCTCCAAGACATAAGTTTCGAGGTTAAGAAGGGAACTTTCTTTGGTATCATTGGACCAAATGGTTCTGGAAAGACTACGTTACTCTCACTCATTATGAAATTTCAAAAGCCTAAAAGTGGGAGAGTCATAATCGATGGAAAAGATGTGCTCAAGCTATCTCACAAAAAGCTTGCACAATTGGTAGCGTATATCGCTCAAGACTTTAACCCTGCATACGATTTCACAGTCGAAGAATTGGTTGAAATGGGAGGAATCCCTCGTTCAGCACACTTTTTCGAAACAGCTGTTTACGAAGAAGATTTAGAAAACGCTCTTAAAACCGTTGATTTGCTTGAATATAGAAAAAGGCTATTCTCCACTCTTAGTGGTGGACAACAGCGCAGAGTCTTGATCGCACGTGCAATCTATCAAAACACGCCTATCATCGTTGCTGATGAATTGGTTAATCACTTAGATTTAGGACAGGCGGTAAGAGTGTTAGATTATTTGAAACAGCTTACCAAAAGTGGAAAGACAATAATTGGAACTTTTCATGATATAACGTTAGCTGCAAAGTACTGTGATGAGATTGCTGTGATGAAAGATGGAAAGATACTCGCTATTGGTGAACCGTCGGACGTGGTAAGTAGAGAGATTTTAAGCAGCGTTTACGGGGTATCTTTGGATGTAATTAAGCATCCGGAGAAAGGTTACCCAGTAATTTTAATTTAA
- the purS gene encoding phosphoribosylformylglycinamidine synthase subunit PurS has product MQKYTFVIDIQYKSNVRDPRGETIKRVLNEEYSIPVSSLRLGKSIHLEVEAENEEQARQLVEKACSELLVNPVTETYEVRKL; this is encoded by the coding sequence ATGCAGAAGTATACTTTTGTAATCGATATCCAATACAAAAGCAACGTACGCGACCCAAGGGGAGAAACGATAAAAAGGGTGCTCAACGAGGAGTATTCCATTCCAGTAAGTTCACTAAGGTTAGGCAAATCCATACACCTCGAGGTTGAGGCTGAAAACGAAGAACAAGCAAGGCAACTTGTTGAAAAAGCCTGCAGTGAACTTCTAGTAAACCCCGTTACCGAAACATATGAGGTGAGAAAGCTATGA
- a CDS encoding DUF4940 domain-containing protein: MKIYYNLEEVEEHKRSYASIAFASKVRVEYEHDGEKHALIPVTVGDLTVLIEIDDDREVFNTLLNEHIKNSILKQFPYPEEIRELARHFRTELKNFRILVVKYNSVEEKEFSRYSLSNITFGVLSYNNFDVHLLPSNVKVRPKPGYCLSHVVQKPEEGIRQAFLIARWFGGGSYDQLPKLALENTNIDLGKWTNIVKYIVLSDFEERYFSGIIKKLNEFRSDTYFDPFAKLELISLGIILARLEGGGNFEPDSYDIL; encoded by the coding sequence ATGAAGATATATTACAACTTAGAAGAAGTTGAGGAACATAAAAGGTCATACGCATCAATTGCTTTTGCATCTAAAGTCAGGGTTGAATATGAACATGATGGTGAAAAACATGCCCTCATCCCCGTAACTGTTGGAGACCTTACGGTGCTTATTGAAATTGACGATGATAGAGAAGTATTCAATACTTTGTTGAACGAACACATCAAAAACTCTATCCTGAAACAGTTTCCGTATCCGGAAGAAATTAGAGAGTTAGCCAGACATTTTCGCACAGAATTGAAGAATTTCAGAATTTTGGTTGTAAAATACAATAGTGTCGAAGAAAAGGAATTCTCAAGATATTCACTGTCCAATATAACATTCGGTGTGTTGTCCTATAATAACTTTGATGTCCATTTACTACCAAGCAACGTAAAAGTCAGACCAAAGCCCGGATACTGTCTTTCACATGTTGTCCAAAAGCCCGAAGAAGGTATCAGGCAAGCATTCTTGATAGCCCGGTGGTTTGGAGGTGGCAGCTACGACCAACTTCCCAAGTTGGCGCTTGAAAATACTAACATTGACCTTGGGAAGTGGACGAATATAGTCAAATACATTGTTCTGTCAGATTTTGAAGAGAGGTATTTTTCTGGTATAATAAAAAAGCTAAACGAATTTAGAAGCGATACATACTTTGACCCATTTGCGAAGCTTGAATTGATATCACTTGGCATAATACTTGCCAGGTTAGAGGGAGGAGGTAATTTTGAACCAGACAGTTACGATATCCTTTAG
- the purL gene encoding phosphoribosylformylglycinamidine synthase subunit PurL, whose translation MKYLNILEARLGRKATREEIEAFTVMWSEHCGYSHTKGYIRQLSKVGTGGNAGVVPLDDYHFLAFKVESHNHPSAIEPFNGAATGVGGIIRDVLAMGARPTAILDSLHMDKVIDGIIEGISDYGNSIGVPTVGGELRISDFYKYNPLVNVMAVGVGKNEHLIPSKATKSGQVIVIFGGATGRDGIHGASFASEDLTGEKATKLSIQVGDPFAEKLLIEAFLEMVEKGLVEGAQDLGAGGVLSATSELVARSGLGAIVHLERVPLRESDMLPIEILISESQERMAVVTSPEKAEEVLKIAKKHLLFGAVVAEVTDNGRYVAKYHDQIIIDVPAKLFEESPEEPIHDYTPSPFKKFRWIRFKDVDAHNVFERYDYMVGTDTILPPGFGPAVMRVKGSIGYSLTIHSRADIGAQDPYWGAYITVLEAIRKTLSAGAKPIAITDGINYADPDIEPLGLAGQMKGLKDACEQFNVPVASGNASLYNTYKRKGIPPTLVVGMVGKVENLNIPKPTKGHVYAIGYPDFSIEREGKLQEEIVRLVKNGHFVLSMHDYSRITTFKTALSKLGMNLRIQIPRTEPVHQMIIVFGEPKTNLPVRKIGFCC comes from the coding sequence ATGAAGTACTTAAATATCCTTGAAGCGAGGTTGGGCAGAAAAGCAACAAGAGAGGAAATAGAAGCGTTCACGGTGATGTGGAGCGAGCATTGCGGTTATTCTCATACAAAAGGTTACATAAGGCAGTTGTCAAAAGTGGGAACTGGTGGTAATGCAGGAGTCGTTCCGCTTGATGACTACCATTTCTTAGCGTTCAAAGTTGAAAGTCACAATCATCCAAGTGCTATTGAACCTTTTAACGGAGCAGCAACAGGCGTGGGCGGAATCATACGAGATGTGCTCGCTATGGGCGCCAGACCTACAGCAATACTTGATTCACTGCATATGGATAAAGTAATCGACGGGATTATCGAAGGAATTTCCGACTACGGTAATTCCATAGGCGTGCCTACCGTAGGTGGAGAGTTAAGGATTTCTGATTTTTACAAATACAACCCTCTTGTTAATGTGATGGCAGTTGGGGTTGGCAAAAATGAACATCTCATACCTTCAAAAGCTACAAAATCTGGTCAAGTTATCGTTATCTTTGGTGGTGCTACCGGAAGGGATGGTATACATGGTGCTTCGTTTGCTTCAGAAGATTTAACAGGCGAGAAAGCTACGAAACTCTCCATCCAAGTAGGAGACCCATTTGCTGAAAAGTTACTTATAGAAGCTTTCCTGGAAATGGTTGAGAAAGGACTTGTTGAAGGTGCTCAAGACCTTGGCGCAGGAGGAGTTTTATCTGCTACAAGCGAGCTTGTTGCACGTAGTGGATTAGGTGCCATTGTGCACCTTGAAAGGGTTCCACTCCGTGAGTCAGACATGCTTCCAATAGAAATCTTGATAAGCGAAAGCCAAGAACGAATGGCTGTGGTTACATCACCAGAAAAAGCTGAAGAAGTTCTCAAAATAGCGAAAAAACATTTGCTCTTTGGAGCTGTCGTTGCTGAAGTTACAGACAATGGTAGGTATGTGGCAAAATACCACGACCAAATTATCATAGATGTGCCGGCAAAATTATTCGAAGAATCCCCTGAAGAACCTATCCATGATTACACTCCATCGCCGTTCAAAAAGTTCCGATGGATTAGGTTCAAAGACGTGGATGCACACAACGTGTTTGAAAGATACGACTACATGGTGGGAACAGACACAATACTACCACCTGGCTTCGGTCCAGCAGTGATGAGGGTAAAGGGTTCCATTGGATATTCATTGACAATACACAGTCGTGCTGATATAGGGGCCCAGGACCCATACTGGGGAGCTTACATAACCGTTTTGGAAGCCATTAGAAAGACCCTTTCTGCTGGTGCAAAACCGATTGCCATAACCGATGGTATAAACTACGCAGACCCCGACATCGAACCTCTTGGACTAGCAGGTCAAATGAAAGGTTTAAAAGATGCGTGCGAACAATTCAACGTACCCGTTGCTTCAGGTAACGCCTCGCTTTACAACACCTATAAAAGGAAAGGAATCCCACCAACACTCGTCGTTGGTATGGTTGGAAAGGTAGAGAATTTAAACATCCCCAAGCCAACCAAAGGACATGTTTATGCCATTGGTTATCCTGATTTTTCAATTGAGAGAGAGGGGAAATTACAGGAAGAAATCGTAAGATTGGTAAAAAATGGTCATTTCGTTCTTTCAATGCACGACTATTCCAGAATTACAACATTTAAAACCGCTTTGTCGAAACTTGGAATGAACTTGAGAATTCAAATCCCGAGAACCGAACCTGTCCACCAAATGATTATTGTGTTTGGCGAACCAAAAACAAACTTACCTGTTCGGAAAATAGGATTTTGCTGCTAA
- a CDS encoding transglycosylase SLT domain-containing protein yields MFFSSSFKLFVFAILLFTVSLTSVVSFGQDGEQTKSPDWFRNAVVKKRAGMNLKTAPEFVDDLWNAIYTISTKYNVPPTLIAAVISVESNFANVKGAGDVVGMMQISISTAKGISKLLGLEQPKNGWNELLTNYWLNITYGTAYIAYLYKKHGTFQKALEEYNNGKNKTKYAQLILQQYDFYESLHSAEMRNKQQLDINNSATSSEATDTLNPADSTNSQQTSDASNTSINTSEIKVPPLFGVAGN; encoded by the coding sequence GTGTTTTTTAGCTCGTCGTTCAAATTATTTGTCTTTGCAATTTTATTATTTACCGTCTCGTTAACAAGCGTTGTCAGTTTTGGACAAGATGGTGAGCAAACAAAATCACCAGACTGGTTTAGAAATGCTGTGGTTAAGAAGCGAGCCGGTATGAATTTAAAGACCGCTCCAGAGTTTGTAGATGACCTATGGAATGCGATATACACCATAAGCACAAAATACAATGTTCCACCAACACTTATAGCTGCTGTAATTTCTGTTGAAAGCAATTTCGCCAATGTGAAAGGTGCCGGCGATGTAGTAGGGATGATGCAAATTTCCATCTCAACAGCCAAAGGTATATCGAAACTCCTTGGACTTGAACAACCTAAAAACGGTTGGAATGAACTCCTAACAAATTATTGGTTGAATATAACTTACGGCACTGCATATATTGCTTATCTTTACAAAAAGCACGGAACTTTTCAAAAAGCCCTCGAAGAATACAACAACGGAAAGAATAAAACTAAATACGCCCAGCTGATACTACAACAATACGACTTCTACGAGAGCCTCCATTCCGCCGAAATGAGAAATAAACAGCAGTTGGATATAAATAATTCTGCAACATCTTCTGAAGCAACAGATACTCTGAATCCAGCAGATTCAACAAATTCACAACAAACGTCAGATGCGTCAAATACATCAATTAACACATCAGAAATCAAAGTTCCACCGCTTTTTGGAGTAGCAGGCAATTAA
- a CDS encoding 5-(carboxyamino)imidazole ribonucleotide synthase: MINSTKKDIYIFPIKAVGVIGGGQLGKMLTLKAKEMGFKVIALDKDPSCPVSSICDELIIGSLYDTEKLYELAKKSDVVTYEIEHTNTEALKQLEKIGTKILPSPALLELLNDKLQQKSHLIKHGIPTSKLIREVTKNDSIEYKSRTKELPPFPFVQKARKGGYDGRGVAVIKSEKDIDKILETDSFFEEFVEIEKEIAVLVARDINGNIVTYPVVEMVFDDRSNILDMLISPARIPEGTSQKAISIAYDIINSFVSSNLKAVGVFAIEMFLTKSGDILVNEIAPRVHNSGHHTIESCLTSQFEQHLRAIAGLPLGSTKQHTPAVMINLLGEPGYTGKPAIIGLEEVLKTEGAHLHWYGKSTTTPFRKMGHITIIDEDLNSAIEKAKVIKERVKIISENI, from the coding sequence ATGATAAACTCAACAAAGAAAGACATATATATCTTTCCTATCAAAGCCGTGGGGGTTATTGGTGGAGGACAGCTTGGAAAGATGTTAACACTGAAAGCAAAAGAAATGGGATTCAAGGTTATCGCCCTTGATAAGGACCCAAGCTGTCCTGTTTCTTCAATCTGTGATGAGTTAATAATCGGTTCATTGTACGATACAGAAAAACTATACGAACTTGCGAAAAAATCTGACGTGGTCACATATGAAATAGAGCATACAAATACGGAAGCTCTTAAACAGCTCGAGAAAATCGGCACCAAAATTCTTCCATCACCAGCACTCTTAGAATTATTAAACGACAAACTACAGCAAAAATCTCACCTAATAAAGCACGGTATACCAACATCAAAATTAATACGCGAAGTGACAAAGAATGACTCTATTGAGTACAAGTCACGGACGAAAGAACTCCCGCCATTTCCGTTTGTTCAAAAGGCACGGAAAGGTGGTTACGATGGAAGGGGTGTTGCTGTAATAAAGAGTGAAAAAGACATAGACAAAATTTTGGAGACCGATTCATTTTTCGAAGAATTTGTGGAAATAGAAAAAGAAATTGCCGTTTTGGTTGCAAGGGATATTAACGGGAATATAGTTACATATCCAGTTGTTGAAATGGTTTTCGACGATAGGTCAAATATCCTTGATATGCTTATCTCTCCAGCAAGGATACCAGAAGGCACATCACAGAAAGCAATTAGTATAGCTTATGATATTATCAACTCTTTCGTTTCTTCTAATTTGAAAGCCGTGGGGGTTTTTGCTATTGAAATGTTCCTTACCAAGAGTGGTGATATACTTGTCAACGAAATAGCTCCTCGCGTCCACAATTCTGGTCATCATACGATTGAGTCGTGTCTCACAAGCCAGTTCGAACAGCACCTTCGCGCCATAGCTGGACTTCCTTTAGGTTCCACTAAACAGCACACCCCAGCTGTTATGATTAACCTCCTCGGTGAACCTGGGTATACAGGCAAACCTGCCATAATCGGTCTTGAAGAAGTTTTGAAAACTGAAGGAGCTCATCTACATTGGTATGGTAAATCAACAACCACTCCTTTCAGAAAAATGGGGCACATCACAATAATAGATGAAGATTTGAATTCAGCAATTGAAAAGGCTAAAGTAATTAAAGAGAGAGTTAAAATTATTTCTGAAAATATTTGA
- a CDS encoding phosphoribosylaminoimidazolesuccinocarboxamide synthase, with protein sequence MSGTFLYEGKTKIVELAEDGQSVILTFKDDITAGDGAKHDVLDLKGQYCSEITARLMHYLNTKGIYTMFLNYIPPNKIRARKLKMIPLEVIVRFKKAGSFVRRYGGNEGEDLPGPLVEFTYKSDVMHDPLMCVEHLEALGILSREHATIIIDEAKKAAMLLKEFFTLHGFELWDIKFEYGFDESGNICLGDEISPDTMRLRKAGEIFDKDIYRRNLGNPLEKYEVVLNLCRSILL encoded by the coding sequence ATGTCTGGGACGTTTTTATACGAGGGTAAAACAAAGATTGTCGAACTCGCTGAAGATGGTCAAAGCGTTATACTAACATTTAAAGATGATATCACTGCAGGAGACGGCGCAAAGCACGATGTGCTGGATTTAAAAGGTCAATACTGTTCAGAGATTACTGCAAGACTAATGCATTATCTAAATACAAAAGGCATCTACACCATGTTTCTTAACTACATACCACCCAACAAAATCCGAGCCCGCAAGCTTAAAATGATACCACTTGAAGTTATAGTAAGGTTTAAAAAAGCTGGTTCATTCGTGCGACGTTACGGTGGAAACGAGGGAGAAGATTTGCCAGGTCCGCTTGTTGAATTCACATACAAAAGTGATGTTATGCATGACCCTTTAATGTGTGTTGAACATCTCGAAGCACTCGGTATTTTAAGCAGGGAGCACGCTACAATAATCATAGACGAAGCAAAAAAAGCAGCAATGCTCTTGAAAGAATTTTTCACCTTGCACGGATTCGAACTCTGGGATATAAAGTTTGAATACGGATTTGACGAATCAGGTAACATTTGTCTTGGCGATGAGATTTCGCCTGATACAATGCGTTTAAGGAAAGCTGGAGAGATATTCGATAAGGATATCTATAGACGAAATCTTGGGAATCCATTAGAAAAATACGAGGTGGTGTTGAACTTATGCAGAAGTATACTTTTGTAA
- a CDS encoding divergent PAP2 family protein: protein MSWLAGLTKNPSFMSAFFGFLAAQFLKVVIYKDFRVFGRYGGMPSAHVATTSALAWAVGYTTGFDSPLTAIAAIFLAITTADAVGLRRNVDPNKGHTLMEAIYGFLLGWIVALLTVKLYR, encoded by the coding sequence ATGAGTTGGCTTGCAGGTTTGACGAAAAATCCATCCTTTATGTCTGCATTCTTTGGCTTTTTGGCAGCCCAATTTTTGAAAGTGGTGATATACAAAGATTTTCGTGTATTTGGAAGATACGGTGGTATGCCCAGTGCTCACGTTGCCACAACCTCGGCATTAGCTTGGGCTGTTGGTTACACTACAGGTTTTGACTCACCACTCACAGCAATTGCTGCAATCTTTCTTGCCATTACAACAGCCGATGCTGTTGGTTTGCGAAGAAATGTCGATCCGAATAAAGGCCATACACTGATGGAAGCTATTTATGGTTTTTTATTGGGCTGGATAGTTGCTCTGCTTACGGTTAAGTTGTATCGGTAA
- the purE gene encoding 5-(carboxyamino)imidazole ribonucleotide mutase: MGNVNPLVGIIMGSDSDLTVMKDAAQVLEEFGVPYEITIVSAHRTPERMFEYAKKAEERGIEVIIAGAGGAAHLPGMTASITTLPVIGVPVKGSNLEGLDSLLSIVQMPKGIPVATVAINNAKNAGLLAVAILGIKYPELREKLKAYRERMRQEVLTKANELENMGYSNYLKSHFHG; encoded by the coding sequence ATGGGAAATGTAAATCCTCTCGTTGGGATAATAATGGGTAGCGATTCAGACCTCACTGTTATGAAAGATGCTGCACAAGTTCTTGAAGAGTTTGGTGTCCCATACGAAATCACAATAGTCTCCGCACACAGAACTCCTGAAAGGATGTTTGAATACGCAAAGAAGGCTGAAGAAAGAGGAATAGAAGTAATAATAGCAGGTGCTGGTGGTGCAGCACATCTGCCCGGAATGACCGCATCGATAACAACATTGCCTGTTATAGGTGTGCCTGTGAAAGGCTCGAATTTGGAAGGGCTTGACTCACTCCTTTCGATTGTTCAAATGCCCAAAGGTATACCTGTAGCCACGGTTGCAATTAACAATGCCAAAAATGCCGGTTTGCTCGCAGTTGCAATCCTTGGGATAAAGTATCCAGAGCTAAGAGAAAAACTAAAGGCGTATAGAGAACGCATGAGGCAAGAAGTTTTAACAAAGGCTAACGAGTTAGAAAATATGGGATATTCTAATTATCTAAAATCCCATTTCCATGGGTGA
- a CDS encoding ATP-binding protein — translation MNQTVTISFRALTENIKLARVVIHTFLTFRGVFDKDIFDTELAVNEAIANIIQHTYKGEPNYVVMTLNWIEPDTLEVLLRDFGPKVDPTKIRPRDLDDIRPGGLGVYIIQRIFEVMEFRNVSLGNLLYLKRSFLIPPKKQENGNLNNEPYREY, via the coding sequence TTGAACCAGACAGTTACGATATCCTTTAGAGCGCTTACTGAGAATATAAAATTAGCAAGGGTTGTGATACATACTTTTCTAACATTCCGTGGTGTATTCGATAAAGATATATTCGATACAGAGTTAGCTGTAAATGAAGCTATCGCAAATATAATCCAGCATACTTATAAAGGTGAACCAAATTATGTGGTGATGACTCTGAATTGGATAGAACCTGATACACTTGAAGTGTTACTCCGCGATTTTGGTCCGAAAGTGGACCCAACGAAAATCAGACCACGAGATTTAGATGATATCAGACCCGGCGGACTTGGGGTTTATATAATCCAACGTATTTTCGAAGTTATGGAATTTCGGAACGTAAGCCTTGGGAATTTACTTTACCTAAAACGCTCGTTCTTAATACCTCCTAAGAAGCAGGAAAATGGGAATTTAAATAACGAACCTTACAGAGAATATTGA
- the purQ gene encoding phosphoribosylformylglycinamidine synthase subunit PurQ, with protein MTLPKAQVVVYPGSNCDRDALWACKYVGFDAEFIDIHSDIDADLLVLPGGFSYGDYLRVGAVAAREPIAQKIKEFVSRGGLVIGICNGFQILVEMGLLEGALLQNSNGKFICKIVDLEVVDNSTPFTSYYLKGERIRLPIAHGFGRYVKTNDVNVTLKYIEDVNGSDELIAGITNANKNVFGLMPHPERAMEKILGSDDGLRVFLSAFNYIKNNGGVRG; from the coding sequence ATGACTCTTCCAAAAGCCCAGGTAGTTGTGTACCCTGGGAGTAACTGTGACAGGGATGCCCTTTGGGCATGCAAATACGTAGGATTTGATGCAGAATTCATAGATATCCATTCTGATATAGACGCTGACTTGTTGGTTCTACCTGGTGGATTTTCGTATGGAGATTACCTTCGTGTCGGAGCAGTCGCTGCTCGTGAACCGATTGCTCAAAAGATAAAAGAGTTTGTGAGCCGTGGGGGGCTTGTTATTGGCATTTGCAATGGCTTTCAGATACTTGTCGAAATGGGACTATTGGAGGGAGCTCTTCTTCAAAATTCTAATGGAAAGTTCATCTGCAAAATTGTAGATTTGGAAGTTGTGGACAACTCAACACCTTTCACCAGCTATTATTTAAAAGGCGAACGTATCAGATTACCCATTGCTCATGGATTCGGTAGGTATGTAAAAACTAACGATGTCAATGTAACCCTTAAATACATAGAAGACGTTAACGGTAGCGACGAATTGATAGCTGGAATAACCAACGCCAACAAAAATGTTTTCGGTTTGATGCCACATCCTGAACGTGCAATGGAAAAAATACTTGGCTCGGACGATGGCTTGAGAGTGTTCTTATCTGCGTTCAACTATATCAAGAATAACGGTGGTGTTAGGGGATGA